GAAAGCCCAAGCCGGCCAAGCCAGGCCAGCATCGCCAGCCCCATGATGACCAGCGGAATGGTCGGCGGCAGCAGGGCCAGCGCCAGATAGGCAGGCTTCCACCGGAAGCCGTAGCGGAAATCGGTATAGGCCGTGGCGAAGCCGAGCGCAGTTGACAAAACCGCGGCAGAGACGGCGACAAGGCAGGAGTTGCGGAACGCGGTCCAGACCTCGGGCCGGGCAAAGGCCGTTTCATACCAGTGGGTCGTGAACTGGCCCAGCGGCACCGTGGGAAATCGATCCGAGTTGAACGAGAACACCATGGAGGTGAGGATCGGCGCAAAGACGAACGCGAAAAGCGCGATCAGGTAGAGCCCGAAGAGGATCTGAGAAGGACGCATCACTTCCGCTTCCCGTAGGCCGCGCCCACCGCGGCGAAGGCCACCGTGAACAGCGTGACGATCATCATCACGGCCACCACCGCCGCGCGGGGCCATTGCTGGCCGGATTTGGTGGTATCGATGATCAGGATCGACAGGGTCGGCGGTTTCGAACCCCCAAGGTAGAAGGGGGACACGAAATCCCCGAACGACAGGATGAAGGCAAAGACGAAGCCCACGATCAGCCCGACCTTTGCGGCCGGGATGATCACGCGAAACAGCGTCTCCTTCGGCGAGGCGCCCAGATTCCAGGCCGCCTCGATCAGGTTGCGGTCGATCGAGGCAAGGCTGAAGGTCTGCAGGATCACGACAAGCGGCAGCACCAGTGTCAGATAGCCGACCATCGCACCAAAGCCCGAATTGAGCATCGTGAACGGCCCGATCCCCACTTCGCCAAGCACCGCGTTGATCGGCCCGCTTTCGGCCAGCAGCACCTGCCAGGCGTAGATGCGCACGAGATAAGAGGTGAAGAAGGGAACGATCAGGAAGAAGATCGCCCAGCGGCGCGCGGTTTCCGACATGCGGAACGCCAGCGAGAAAGAGGCCGGAAAGGCCACAAGGCTCGCCAGCGTGGCGGCCAGAGAGGCGCGCCAGAGCGTGATCCAGTAGGCATCCGAGAAATAGCTGCGGGACAGCATCCTGTCCCAGTTGTCGAACACGAAATCGGGCTGCATCCGGTAATTGCGGACCAGCCAGAACGACATCGCCACCATCAGGACCAGCGGCCCCACGAAGAACAGACCCTGCCAGATCAACAGCGGCAGACGCCAGACAAGGGGATAGGCTTCGAAACGCTTGCGCATCCTGGGCTTTCGCGGGCAGTGGGCGCGCCGGTAAAGACCCGTCGCGCCAGACCGGTTGGATCAGGCCGTCTTGTATTCGGACCAGAAGTCGTTCCAGTCCTCAAGGCTTTGCTGCTGCGGGATATCGCGGAAGAACAGCCGCCCCTCTTTCAACAGGCGGAGCGGCGACTGGTCGTGCCCCTCGATCAGGCCGGAGCGGTCGGCCTCGGCCGGGTTGGCGTCCTGAATCGCCTTCCAGCCCGACTTGGTCGGCGACAGGCCCGGATAGGCGGCCATCTGGATCGACTTCACCTGACCTTCGGGGCTCAGCATGTACTGGATGAACTTCGTCAGGATCTCGTGCTTCTTGGTGCCCTTGCCGATGGAATAGCTTTCGGTCCACTGGATGCCGCCTTCCTCGGGGATGACCGAGGCGACGGGCGCACCGTCTTTCTGCAACACCCCGGTGATCCAGTCGCCGATGCCCGCCATGGCCAGCATCTCGGCATTCTTGAGCGAGGCAAAGGTTCCGCCATAATCGAAATAGCCGCCCACCTGCGGTTTCAGGCTGAGGGTCTTGTCCTGCACGGCCTTCCACGCGGCCTTGTCGATATCGAAGGGCGAGGGGCTGTTATTGCCGTTCAACAGAGAGATCTGGCCAAGATTGGGCAGGTGCCAGTCGAAATGACCCACCTTGCCGGTGACTTTCGGGTTCCAGAAGGCGTTGTAGCTCATCGCCTCTGCGCGGGTCAGCGCATCGGTGTTGTAGGACACCCCCAAAAGGCCATAGCGCACCATGACCGACCAGAGCTTGTCGCCGGTCCAGTGGCCGGGAAACTTCTGATATTCGGGCCAATAGTCGTCGAAGGGATAGAGCGAGGGGTCCATCTCCTCGATATAGCCGGCGGCGTTAAGCTGCTGCACGAACTCCGCATCCGACAGGATCAGGTCGTAGGTGCCCGGCGGCGATTGCGCGATCAGCGCCAGCATGTTGTCCCCGCCGGCATAGTATTTCGGGACGAACTTGACGTTGTTTGCCGCCTCGAACTCCCCGACGATATCGGGCTCGGCATGCCCATACCATGCAAGCATGTTGATCGTCGTGGGCTCTTGCGCCCAGGCACGGCCGATCATGGGCGCGCTCAGCGCGACCCCGGCCACGCCTGTCAGCATCCGCCGCCGTGTCATGGAAAGGTGAGAGTGCAAGATGAAACCTCCTTGTCGGTCGGCGCGGGCCTGTGGATCGGCGCCGGTCCTGTTCTGGATCACGCTTCCGGTGATGCGGCCAGAGTAGAGACCCGGAGTCGGATTTGGGAAATTTGCTGTTTGTATATGACCATTAAGGGTTCTTATGTATTATCCGCTTCATCCGATTGATGGATATGATCCAGCAAGTGCTGTGCGAGGCCGTGACCGGCCTTGTTGAGCGCGGCGTGTTTATAGAACAACCCGATGCGCAGCGGCGCCATGGCCGGAAATCCTTCATCCGCCCGCCCGACGCGCATGCCGGGCAACAGCGTCGCCGGTGTCAGGGCCGTCGCGCCAAGCCCGGCCTGAACCGCGGCCTGCAATCCGGCGACATCGCGCGACACCAGGACTGAGCGCCAGCTTCGCCCGTTCTGACGCAGCGCATTGCGCATGCGGATGGCGTATTCGCACGGGTCGGGATGGCGAATGATCGGCAAAGGCAGCTTTGCATCGTATCTGAATGTGTCCTTGACCACCCAGAATGGCGAAACTGGTGTGGTTTCAACCAGATAGGGCACATCCGTATCGGGTGCGATCGCCACGCAGATATCCAGCCGGTCGGCGGCCAGACGGTCGCGCAGGTCCTTCGACAAAAGACTTTCGATTTCGATCTTCACGTCCGGATGCTGGGCCGCAAAACCGGCAATCGCCTCCAGCAGGAAGGCATGCGAGAAATCGGTCGGCACCCCCACCCGGATCCATCCCGACAGGGCCTCCTCGGAAAAATAGGCAACGATATCGTCGTTCAGGCGCAGCATCTGCCGGGCATACGGGCCAAGCGCCACACCGGCATCGGTCAGCGCGAATTGCCGCCCCGTGGTGCGGATCAGCTTGGTCTGCAGCAACTCCTCCAGACGCCGGATTTGCAGGCTGATGGCCGGTTGGGTCCGGCCAAGCGCGTTGGCGGCCCGGGTAAAGCCGCCAAGATCGACAACCGTGACGAAACTGCGCAGCAGGTCGGTGGGAATATTCGTGGGCATTCGTTCATAATTCTTGATTATGCTTGCATAGCAATAATCAATTTCTCTCATGCATGACGCTCCGCTACCCCTTGGTCAAATCAAGGGAAGTTTCGGATGCGCCGCTTAAGTCTTCAGCAGTTGATCGCCTCTGACGTGCCGCTGGTCACCCCGGTTATCCATGTTCAGGACGCCGGACAGGCCCTGCGAAATCTCGACGTGATCGACGGCGCCGGGTGCCCGGGGGCCTTCCTCATCAACCACGATTTCCCGATGGCGCCGTTCCTGCCCATCCTGCGGGAAATCCGCGCGGCCCGCCCCGATCTCTGGCTGGGGGTCAACTTCCTTGCGCAACCGGGCAACATTGCCTTCCCGGTCCTCGGCGATCTGGCGCAGGAGGGGTTTGTGTTCGACGCCTACTGGGCCGATGACGCGCGGATCGACGAACGCGCCGCACAGCAGACCGAGGCCGACGAAATCGCCCGCATCCGTGAGATCAGCGGGTGGGACGGGCTCTATCTCGGCGGTGTCGCCTTCAAGAAACAGCGCCCGGTGGCCCCGGC
The window above is part of the Rhodovulum sp. P5 genome. Proteins encoded here:
- a CDS encoding LysR family transcriptional regulator, with the translated sequence MPTNIPTDLLRSFVTVVDLGGFTRAANALGRTQPAISLQIRRLEELLQTKLIRTTGRQFALTDAGVALGPYARQMLRLNDDIVAYFSEEALSGWIRVGVPTDFSHAFLLEAIAGFAAQHPDVKIEIESLLSKDLRDRLAADRLDICVAIAPDTDVPYLVETTPVSPFWVVKDTFRYDAKLPLPIIRHPDPCEYAIRMRNALRQNGRSWRSVLVSRDVAGLQAAVQAGLGATALTPATLLPGMRVGRADEGFPAMAPLRIGLFYKHAALNKAGHGLAQHLLDHIHQSDEADNT
- a CDS encoding BtpA/SgcQ family protein; protein product: MRRLSLQQLIASDVPLVTPVIHVQDAGQALRNLDVIDGAGCPGAFLINHDFPMAPFLPILREIRAARPDLWLGVNFLAQPGNIAFPVLGDLAQEGFVFDAYWADDARIDERAAQQTEADEIARIREISGWDGLYLGGVAFKKQRPVAPADYTTAARTALPYMDVVCTSGIATGKEADLGKIETFRAALGTKPLALASGITPENAARYADVVDLFLVATGINFDGDFYNIDPARLDALLAALTRQGERT
- a CDS encoding ABC transporter permease; translated protein: MRKRFEAYPLVWRLPLLIWQGLFFVGPLVLMVAMSFWLVRNYRMQPDFVFDNWDRMLSRSYFSDAYWITLWRASLAATLASLVAFPASFSLAFRMSETARRWAIFFLIVPFFTSYLVRIYAWQVLLAESGPINAVLGEVGIGPFTMLNSGFGAMVGYLTLVLPLVVILQTFSLASIDRNLIEAAWNLGASPKETLFRVIIPAAKVGLIVGFVFAFILSFGDFVSPFYLGGSKPPTLSILIIDTTKSGQQWPRAAVVAVMMIVTLFTVAFAAVGAAYGKRK
- a CDS encoding spermidine/putrescine ABC transporter substrate-binding protein, which produces MTRRRMLTGVAGVALSAPMIGRAWAQEPTTINMLAWYGHAEPDIVGEFEAANNVKFVPKYYAGGDNMLALIAQSPPGTYDLILSDAEFVQQLNAAGYIEEMDPSLYPFDDYWPEYQKFPGHWTGDKLWSVMVRYGLLGVSYNTDALTRAEAMSYNAFWNPKVTGKVGHFDWHLPNLGQISLLNGNNSPSPFDIDKAAWKAVQDKTLSLKPQVGGYFDYGGTFASLKNAEMLAMAGIGDWITGVLQKDGAPVASVIPEEGGIQWTESYSIGKGTKKHEILTKFIQYMLSPEGQVKSIQMAAYPGLSPTKSGWKAIQDANPAEADRSGLIEGHDQSPLRLLKEGRLFFRDIPQQQSLEDWNDFWSEYKTA